The genomic window TGGCGGCGCTGGCTGCGCCTCACGGCGCGACCGCGCAGACCGACACGGCCGAAGCGATCGTCGACACCACCTTCTACACGCCGGACGGCACGCCCCTGCGCTATCGCGGGCCGCTGCCCGCGGTGGATCAGCCCGGCAGCCCCGAGCGCGCCGAGATGCTGAACACCGACGATCGCGTCCCCGAGGGCTACGGCACCCGCACCCTGCGCCTGTGGAAGGCGGGGGACATTCGCCCCGAACCCACGGTGACGGACTCGGTGGTGGCGACGGAGTTCGTCGAGCTGCACTACCGCGGGCCCTACATCCCGCCCGAGGTGGCGCTGGCCATGGCCGAGTACGCCGACTACGCCTACTTCGCGATCAAGGATCGCCTGGGCTGGACCCTCGACGGTCCCTTCCCCCTCTACATGCCCTTCGACCTGAAGGCCTACGGCAAGGAGTACGGTCTGCCCTGGTGGGTGCCGGGCGACGTGGAGGACGGGCGCGTCATCCTCGAGCCCATCTCGGTGATCACGAGCCGCGGCATCGCGCTGGAGTGCCTGACGCACTACTACGTCGAGTGGCAGCTCCGCCACCGGACCGGCGATCGCCTCCCCTACTGGTTCCTCTATGGCGCCGGCACCTTCTTCGGGGACGAGGAGTGGGTGCTGAAGGGCCAGGTGGACGTGATCCACGACCGCCCGCTGGACATCTCCATGGAGCACATGGAGAGGGACCTCGAGATGTTCCGCGACCGCGCGCTGATGCAGAAGGAGCTCGACACGCCCGGCATCCTGGAGCAGGAGCGCCTCGACAGCCGTGTGGCCTACTGGCGGGCGCACCGCCTGGTGCGGGACATCATGCTGGGCGAGGGCCTCGCGCCGTTCAAGCGGATGGTCGCGTCCATGGAGGCCGACCCCGCGCTGAGCTTCGAGGACGCGGTGGCGGCCAGCTACGGCAAGAGCCTCGACGCCCTGCTGGCCCAGTACATGACGACGCAGCAGTGATCCCCGTTCCCGCAGGAGAGCGCTAGCATGAGCAGCAGCAGCGAGGGCGTGCGCGTCCGTTTCGCGCCCAGTCCCACGGGCCACCTCCACGTGGGCGGCGCCCGCACGGCGCTCTACAACTGGCTCTACGCGCGCCGGCAGGGCGGGGCGTTCATCCTGCGCATCGAGGACACCGACGCCGCCCGCAGCACGGACGAGTCGGTGGACGGCATCCTGCGCGCCATGCAGTGGCTGGGCCTGGACTGGGACGAAGGCCCCGGCCAGGACGGTCCCCACGGCCCCTACTACCAGAGCCAGCGCCGCCCGCTCTACCGCGAGGCCGCCGACCGGCTCGTGGCGGCGGGCCGGGCCTATCCCTGCTTCTGCAGCGCGGACACGCTGAGCGCCCTGCGCGAGGAGCAGAAGGCCGCCGGCAGCGAGCTGCAGGGCTACGACGGCCGCTGCGGCCAGCTCGACCCGGCCGAGGCCGCGCGCCGCGTGGCGGCGGGCGAGGCGCACGTCATCCGCCTGCGCACGCCGGCCGAGGGCGAGGTCACGCTGCACGACCTCATCCGCGGCGAGAGCGTCTTCCGCAACGCGGTGATCGAGGACTTCGTCATTCTCAAGAGCGACGGCCTGCCCACCTACAACTTCGCGGTGGTGGTGGACGATCACGCCATGGGCATCACCCACGTGATCCGGGGCGACGATCACATCAGCAACACGCCGCGGCACCTGCTGCTCTACGCGGCGCTGGACTATCCGCTGCCCAAGTTCGCGCACCTGCCCATGATCCTGGGCGCGGACAAGACCCGCCTCAGCAAGCGCCACGGCGCGAGCAGCGTGCAGGAGTTCGAGCGGCAGGGCATCCTGCCCCAGGCCATGCTCAACTACCTCGCGCTGCTGGGCTGGAGCCTGGACGGCAAGACCGAGATCTTCACCCCGAAGAAGCTGGTGGAGGCCTTCAGCCTGAAGCGGGTGGGGGTGACGCCGGCGGTCTTCGATCCCGACAAGCTCGCCTGGCTGAACGGCGAGCACTTCGCGCGGCTCGAGCGGGACGAGAAGATCCTGGGCACCTACAGCGCCCTCGCCGCCGACGGCGTGGATCTGCCGCCGCTGCCCGAGGTGAGTGACCGTCTCGGCGCCATGATCCAGCTCCTGGGCAAGCGCCTGAAGAGCTTCCCCGAGGCGGCCTGGAGCCTGGCCCACTTCTTCCGCCCGCTGCCGGCCTACGATCCCGAGGCCGTGGCCGAGCGCCTGGGTGGGGACGCCGCCCGGCAGCTCGCCGCCCTGGCCGACGACTTCGCCGCCCTGCCCGCCTTCGAGGGCCCCGCGCTGGAGGCCGCCCTGCGGGCGCGGGCCGAGGCGGAGGGTATGGGGGCGGGCGAGCTCATCCACCCGCTGCGGGTGGCGGTGAGCGGGCGTGGGGTGAGCCCGGACATCTTCAAGCTCTGCGAGCTGCTGGGCCGGGAGCGGGTGCTGGACCGGCTCAGGGCCCGGGCCTGGGAGCGGGCGGCCTCGGCCTGACGGGCCAATTTCCTTGGCGCCGGGGGCTTGCGGCTCCTGGGGCGATCTGCTACTTTCTCGCGCGTTGCTGCCCCGTCGTCTAACGGCAGGACAACGGATTCTGGTTCCGTTGATCGAGGTTCGAATCCTTGCGGGGCAACCTCACCTGCGGTCGGCGACGGTCGCAGGGCACGGCCCCATCGTCTAGCCCGGTTAGGACATCGGATTCTCGATCCGGTAACAGGGGTTCGAATCCCCTTGGGGCTACCTCGCAGGCCTCCCGCCCAGGCGGGGGGCCGCGTCATTTGTGGCGGGGTTGCGCGGCGCGCGGGCGGCCGCTAGGCTCGCGGGACGTCTGCAGGGGGAAGCGATGAACGCCAAGTCCACGAAGTCCCGTCGCACCGGTCCGATCATTCGCGAGGTGGTGGGGCGCGTTCCCGTCGACGGCTCCGCCAAGCTGAAGAAGCGTGTCCGCCAGGTCATCAGCGAGCTGCCCACCAAGGAAGCCAGCAAGCTGCTGGAGGAGACGCTCATCGCCCACTACCAGGGCGAGGAGCTCAAGCCCTACCAGGCGGAGATCATCAAGCTGCAGCAGCACCTGGAGCGGATGGGCGGCAAGATGATCATCCTCTTCGACGGCCGCGACGCCTCGGGCAAGGGCGGCACCATCCGCCGCGTCGCCCGCTACATGAACGAGAAGCACTACCGGATGGTGGCGCTCGGCAAGCCGAGTCCGCGGCAGCGTACCGAGCTGCACATGAAGCGCTACATCGAGCAGTTCCCTCACGCCGGCGAGGTCGTGCTCTTCGATCGCAGCTGGTACAACCGCGCCATGATCGAGCCGATCATGGGCTTCTGCACCCAGGCCCAGTACAAGCAGTTCATGGACAACGTGGTGAGCTACGAGGAGAGCTTCATCGCCGACGGCAAGACCACGCTGCTCAAGCTCTACTTCTCGGTGTCCAAGGAGGAGCAGGCGCGGCGATTCGAGCGGCGGATGAACGATCCGCTTCGCCAGTGGAAGCTCTCCGAGGTGGACCTGCAGGCGCAGGACCTCTGGGACGAGTTCACCGAGAAGAAGTTCCAGCTGCTCAAGAAGACGCACACGGCCAAGACGCCCTGGTACGTCATCCGCTCGGACGACAAGCACCTGGCACGGCTCGAGACGATGAAGATCATCCTCAACGCCGTGCGCTATCGCGGGCGCTCGCGCACGCTGGACTTCACGCCCAACCCCGACGTGCTGATCCCCGGCGACGTGGAGCTGCGCAACATGGTCAAGCAGCGCCGGGTCTACGGGAAGTTCCTCTACTAGGCAACGCGCGGCGGGCTAGCGGCTGACCCACTCCATCGTCTCGAGGTGCCGGCGCAGCTGCTCGGCGCTGCGCCAGCGGGCGACGATCAGGTCGCGCCGCAGTCCCTTGCAGATCTCCTTGATCTCCGGCGGCTGACCCGCGTAGTGCCGCTTGCCTCCCACCATGTGGTAGAGGATGTGCGCGAGGTCGACGATGTCGTCCTCCACGTTGCTGCGGTGGCTGGTCTCGCGGTGGAACAGGTCGATGAGCTTCAGGTCGAAGCCGAGGCCGCGCCGCGTGACGATGATGTTGTCCGCGTGCAGGTCGCCGTGGTACTCGCGCGCCTCGTGGATCTCCTCGACGCCGCGCGCCAGGGCGTGGAGCAGGTGCAGGGCCTGGAAGGCGTCGAGGCGCCTGCCCGGCTGCGCGCGCAGGAAGCGCGTGAGCTGGTCGCCCTCGACGAAGTCGGAGACCAGGAAGCTGATGGGCGTCCCCTTGAAGTCGATGACTTCCTGCGTGTGGTAGCGGATCAGGATCGAGCAGTGCCGCAGGCGGTGCAGCTTGCGGGCATAGCGGCGCAGCGCCGCGCCGCGCGGGTTGCGTCGCGGGAAGAAGAACTTCGCCGCGCGCTCGATGCCCGTGCGCCGCTCGCGGAGCAGGTAGACCTCGCCCTCCCAGCCCGCGCCGAGAAAGGCGCGGACCTCGTACTTGCCCGCGAGTTGGGTGCCTTCCGCGAAGCGGAAGCCGCGGGCGACGATGGGATCCTTCACCGACATGCCGCCTCCTGGCGGGCAGTGTAGCGCCAGGGGGCCGCGGGATGCAAAGGCCTAGGCTCCAGGAGGTTTCGCCCGCGGCGGACCTTGCCAGGCCCGCCCCGGACGACTAGCATATCGCCTTCCAGCGACCCGCCACTGGAAGCGGGCGCCACCCAGGAGCGCAGCATGAGCACGATCGACGACAAGGCCGCGCCGGCCCACTTCATCCGGGAGATCATTCGCGAGGACCTGCGGACCGGCCGCTGGGGCGGCAAGGTGCACACCCGCTTCCCGCCCGAGCCCAACGGCTGGCTGCACATCGGCCACGCCAAGGCCTTCGGGCTGGACTTCGGCATGGCCGAGGAGTTCGGCGGGCTCTGCAACCTCCGCTTCGACGACACCAACCCCGAGAAGGAAGAGGAGAGCTTCGTCCTCGCCATCCAGGAGGACATCCGCTGGCTGGGCTACGACTGGGACGACCGTCTCTACCACGCCTCCGACTACTTCGAGCAGATGTACGGTTACGCCGAGCAGCTCGTCAGCGCCGGCAAGGCCTACGTCGACGACCAGACCGAGGAGGAGATCCGCCTGAACCGGGGCACCGTGACCCAGCCGGGCACGCCGAGCCCCTGGCGCGATCGCACGCCCGAGGAGAACCTGGACCTCTTCCGCCGCATGCGCGCGGGCGAGTTCGCGGGCGGCGCCAAGGTGCTGCGCGCCAAGATCGACATGGCCAGCCCCAACATGCTGCTGCGCGACCCGCTGATGTACCGCATCCGCCACGCCAAGCACCACCGCACCGGCGACGCCTGGTGCATCTACCCCATGTACGACTGGGCCCACGGGCTGGAGGACAGCATCGAGGGCATCACGCACTCCATGTGCAGCCTGGAGTTCGAGGTGCACCGGCCCCTCTACGACTGGTTCCTGGACCAGCTGGGCATCCACCATCCGCAGCAGATCGAGTTCGCGCGCCTGAATCTGGGCTACACGCTCATGAGCAAGCGCAAGCTGCGCGCGCTGGTGGAGGAGGGCCACGTGGCCGGCTGGGACGACCCCCGCCTGCCCACCCTGCGTGGCCTGCGCCGCCGCGGCTTCACGCCGGCCTCCGTGCGCGACTTCCTGGAGCGCGTGGGCGTCGCCAAGCGGGACAGCGTGGCGGACCCCGCTCTATTGGAGCACTGCCTGCGCGAGGACCTGAACGCCCGCGCGCCGCGCGGCATGGCCGTGCTGCGGCCGCTGAAGCTCGTCATCACCAACTGGCCCGAGGGCAAGGTGGAGATGCGCACGGCCGAGAACAACCCGGAGGACCCCGCCGCCGGCACGCGCGAGCTGCCCTTCGGCCGCGAGCTCTGGATCGAGCGCGACGACTTCCGGGCCGACGCGCCCAAGAAGTGGTTCCGCCTCGCGCCCGGCGCCGAGGTGCGGCTCAAGTACGGCTACTTCGTCACCTGCGACGAGGTGGTGATGGGCCCGGACGGTGAAGTCGCCGAGCTGCGTTGCAGCTACGACCCTGAAACCGGCAGCGGCGAAGCCCCCGACGGCCGCAAGGTGCGCGGCACGCTGCACTGGGTGAGTGCCGAGCACGCCATCGACGCCACGCTGCGCCTCTACGACCCGCTCTTCACGGTGGAGGATCCCGGCGCCGCGGAGGACATGGCCAGCGTCATCAACCCGGAGAGCCTCACGGTGCTCGAGGGCTGCAAGCTGGAGCCGTCCCTCGGCGCGGTGGCCGTGGGTGACACCTGGCAGTTCCTGCGGCACGGCTATTTCTGCGCGGATCAGGACAGCACGTCCGGCCACCCGGTCTTCAACCGGGCGGTGTCGCTGCGGGATTCGTGGGCCAAGATTGAAGCCAAGGGCTAGGCCTTGAGCGAGCAGCGGGCGGGCGTCGCCTACGGCCTGGCCGCCTTCGGCTGGTGGGGCCTGGCGCCCTTCTACTTCCACGCGCTCGCGCGGGTGAGCCCCTGGGAGATCCTGGCGCACCGGATCGTGGGCTCGCTGCTCCTGCTCGTCGTGTTCCAGGCGGTGGCCGGCCGGCTGGCCGCGCTGCGCGCGCTGCTTCGCGACCGCCGCACGCTGGGCCTGCTCGCGGCGAGTACGCTGCTGGTGTCCACCAACTGGACGCTCTTCATCTGGTCCATCGCCACCGGCCGCCTGCTGGACGCGAGCTTTGGCTACTTCGTCAACCCGCTCATCAACGTGCTGCTGGGCTTCGTACTGTTGGGCGAGCGCTTCAGCCGCCGGCAAGGCCTGAGCCTGCTGCTGGCGCTGGCGGGGGTGCTGGTGCTGGGGATCGGCTACGGACGTCCGCCGTGGATCTCGCTGACCCTGGCGCTCAGCTTCGGCGGCTACGGCCTGCTGCGCAAGCGCGCCCGCACGGGCGCCGTGGCCGGCCTCACGGTGGAGACGCTCCTCGCCGCGCCCTTCGCCCTCGCCTACCTGCTCTGGCTCGATCATGCCGGGCGGCTGGCCTTCGGCCACGCCGGGGCGGGCACGACCTGGCTGCTCGCCGCCGCGGGCGTGATCACCGCGCTGCCCCTGCTCTGGTTCGTGGCGGCGGCGCGGCGCCTGCGCTACGCCACCGTGGGGCTGCTGCAGTACGTCGCTCCCACGCTGCAATTCCTCGTGGCCGTGCTGGCCTTCGGGGAGGCGTTTACCGGCACGCATGCCGTGAGCTTCGGTCTGATCTGGTGCGCGCTGGGGCTCTACTCCTGGGACTCGCTGCGTCCGCGTCAACGGAGCGAGATCTCCTGAACCGCTCGCGCTTGCGGCATTCGAGCGATGGTGCCAGATTGTCGGCTACCCCTCACACCTTCCCACGGAGATGCTCATGAAAGCCCGTATCGCAATGCTCCTCGTCGCGCTCGCCTGCGCGGGCGCCGCCAAGGCACAGCTCGTCGTGTTCGACAACTCCCACTCGACGAACGCGACCTGGTACAGCGACTTCAAAGCTCGCCTCGCCACCTGGGGCTACACCGTGGAGGCGCGCACGACCCCGCTCATGGACAGCGGCGACGCGGACGTGATCGTGATCCTGCCCGAGGACGCCTTCCTCAGCGACACCGATCCCTACACCCCCGAGGAAGCCGCCTGGCTGATGGACTACGTGAACCGCGGCGGCGGGCTCCTGGCGGCCGTCTGCCCCAACGACAGCTACTGGGCGCAGATCACCGAGATCATGGACGTCTTCGGCATCAGCGAGGCGAATACCGCCACCGACCCGGTCCACTACGACGTCTTCGCCCCGCACCCCATCTTCGACGGCGTCACGGAGCTCGGCGACGACTTCATCTACTGCACGAGCCTGACGGCCAGCGGACCCAGCAGCGCGGTGGGAGGCGACGGCTCCCTCGACTACATCGCCGTCTACCAGCCGCTGCCGGCCGGGACGGGCGGCGCCGTCTGGGTGAGCGAGTACTACATGATGCACTCGGCCGGCCTGGATGACTACGACAACGCGATCTTCCTGCAGAACACCATGGCCTGGCTCAGCAGCGGCAGCACCTCCACCGCCGAGTCGAGCTGGAGCGCAGTGAAGGCGTTGTACTAGCCCGCCACGCGCGCGCGCACGTAGTCGCGGATCGCCGCGAACTGGCTCGCGCCGTCGAGGCCCGCCTGCCGCAGCACCACCTCGGCCTGCCCGCTGCCCGGGTACTTGCCGGCGCGGAAGGGGTGCAGGCTGGCGGCCCGCCCCTCGGCGCTGGTCACCCAGCGATACAGCGTGGGCATGGTGAAGCCCGTGATGCCGATCGCCTCCTCGGCCCGCGCGGCCGGGAAGATCGCCTCGCGCTCGGCCGCCGGCAGCAGGTCGAAGAGCTCGGCGCTGGCGACGTAGTAGACGTCCACGTCGATCCCCTCGGCGAGCAGCTTCGGCAGCGCCTCCTGCACGAAGGCGTAGGCCACGCCGCTTCCCTGCAGCACCACCGTCGTGTCGTGGGCGCCGGTGGCCGCCCGCAGGCGGTACACGCCCTGCCGCGCCGCGCTCGCGGGCGCGAGGCCCAGCGCCTCGCGGTCGAGGACGGCCTCGTTGGGACGCGTCACGAAGGGCGCGATCAGCGCGGGCCGCGCGGCCAGGGCCGCCGTGACCAGCGGCCACAGCTCCTGGGGATCCCAGGGCGTCAGGGTGAGGGCCGTCCCCGGGGCGAAATTCTCCTGCAGCAGCTGCAGCGCCTGCGGGTCCGCGTGGGTGGGGCCGTCCTCGCCGGTCTTGAGGCCGGCGTGGGCGCAGACCATCACCATGGGCCGGTAGGGCGCGCCGGGGATCATGTCGCGCTTCGCCTGCCCGCCGATGCAGTGCAGGCGCGTGGCGATGTGGCCGAGCGGCGCCAGGAACGCGCCGTAGCTGGACGCCACGCCCACGTGGTGACCGAAGGCCGAGACGCCCGTCTGGATGCCCACCATCGCGTCCTCGCAGATGCCGCCCAGGGCGAGCGTGCGGGAGTCGGGGTTGGTCGCCGCGTGCCAGAAGCCGGGGGCGAAGCCGTCGCCGATCTTGTCGACGCTGGTCGAGCCCAGCAGGTCCGCCGCCGCCGCGAGGA from Candidatus Latescibacterota bacterium includes these protein-coding regions:
- a CDS encoding glutamate--tRNA ligase — protein: MSSSSEGVRVRFAPSPTGHLHVGGARTALYNWLYARRQGGAFILRIEDTDAARSTDESVDGILRAMQWLGLDWDEGPGQDGPHGPYYQSQRRPLYREAADRLVAAGRAYPCFCSADTLSALREEQKAAGSELQGYDGRCGQLDPAEAARRVAAGEAHVIRLRTPAEGEVTLHDLIRGESVFRNAVIEDFVILKSDGLPTYNFAVVVDDHAMGITHVIRGDDHISNTPRHLLLYAALDYPLPKFAHLPMILGADKTRLSKRHGASSVQEFERQGILPQAMLNYLALLGWSLDGKTEIFTPKKLVEAFSLKRVGVTPAVFDPDKLAWLNGEHFARLERDEKILGTYSALAADGVDLPPLPEVSDRLGAMIQLLGKRLKSFPEAAWSLAHFFRPLPAYDPEAVAERLGGDAARQLAALADDFAALPAFEGPALEAALRARAEAEGMGAGELIHPLRVAVSGRGVSPDIFKLCELLGRERVLDRLRARAWERAASA
- a CDS encoding glutamine--tRNA ligase/YqeY domain fusion protein; the protein is MSTIDDKAAPAHFIREIIREDLRTGRWGGKVHTRFPPEPNGWLHIGHAKAFGLDFGMAEEFGGLCNLRFDDTNPEKEEESFVLAIQEDIRWLGYDWDDRLYHASDYFEQMYGYAEQLVSAGKAYVDDQTEEEIRLNRGTVTQPGTPSPWRDRTPEENLDLFRRMRAGEFAGGAKVLRAKIDMASPNMLLRDPLMYRIRHAKHHRTGDAWCIYPMYDWAHGLEDSIEGITHSMCSLEFEVHRPLYDWFLDQLGIHHPQQIEFARLNLGYTLMSKRKLRALVEEGHVAGWDDPRLPTLRGLRRRGFTPASVRDFLERVGVAKRDSVADPALLEHCLREDLNARAPRGMAVLRPLKLVITNWPEGKVEMRTAENNPEDPAAGTRELPFGRELWIERDDFRADAPKKWFRLAPGAEVRLKYGYFVTCDEVVMGPDGEVAELRCSYDPETGSGEAPDGRKVRGTLHWVSAEHAIDATLRLYDPLFTVEDPGAAEDMASVINPESLTVLEGCKLEPSLGAVAVGDTWQFLRHGYFCADQDSTSGHPVFNRAVSLRDSWAKIEAKG
- a CDS encoding polyphosphate kinase 2, coding for MNAKSTKSRRTGPIIREVVGRVPVDGSAKLKKRVRQVISELPTKEASKLLEETLIAHYQGEELKPYQAEIIKLQQHLERMGGKMIILFDGRDASGKGGTIRRVARYMNEKHYRMVALGKPSPRQRTELHMKRYIEQFPHAGEVVLFDRSWYNRAMIEPIMGFCTQAQYKQFMDNVVSYEESFIADGKTTLLKLYFSVSKEEQARRFERRMNDPLRQWKLSEVDLQAQDLWDEFTEKKFQLLKKTHTAKTPWYVIRSDDKHLARLETMKIILNAVRYRGRSRTLDFTPNPDVLIPGDVELRNMVKQRRVYGKFLY
- the rarD gene encoding EamA family transporter RarD encodes the protein MSEQRAGVAYGLAAFGWWGLAPFYFHALARVSPWEILAHRIVGSLLLLVVFQAVAGRLAALRALLRDRRTLGLLAASTLLVSTNWTLFIWSIATGRLLDASFGYFVNPLINVLLGFVLLGERFSRRQGLSLLLALAGVLVLGIGYGRPPWISLTLALSFGGYGLLRKRARTGAVAGLTVETLLAAPFALAYLLWLDHAGRLAFGHAGAGTTWLLAAAGVITALPLLWFVAAARRLRYATVGLLQYVAPTLQFLVAVLAFGEAFTGTHAVSFGLIWCALGLYSWDSLRPRQRSEIS
- a CDS encoding protein kinase; its protein translation is MSVKDPIVARGFRFAEGTQLAGKYEVRAFLGAGWEGEVYLLRERRTGIERAAKFFFPRRNPRGAALRRYARKLHRLRHCSILIRYHTQEVIDFKGTPISFLVSDFVEGDQLTRFLRAQPGRRLDAFQALHLLHALARGVEEIHEAREYHGDLHADNIIVTRRGLGFDLKLIDLFHRETSHRSNVEDDIVDLAHILYHMVGGKRHYAGQPPEIKEICKGLRRDLIVARWRSAEQLRRHLETMEWVSR